A segment of the Actinomycetes bacterium genome:
GAACGCAAGGGCCAGGACCGCCTGATCGACTCGCTGGCTCAGTGGCGTTCCAGCACGCCGGGGACTCGGCTCATGATCGTTGGCGACGGACCGCACCGCAGCGCGCTCGAACAGCGCGCCAGCGATGCCGGGGTCAGTGAGCACGTCGTGTTCACGGGCCAGGTGCCAGAGGACGAACTCCCTGCGCACTTCGCCGCCGCCGACGTGTTCGCCATGCCCTGCCGCGAACGCATCGGCGGATTCGAGGTGGAGGCCTTCGGGATCGTGTTCATCCAGGCACAGGCGGTGGGGGTGCCGGTTGTGGCCGGGGCCATCGGCGGCGTGCCCGACGCCGTGCGCGATGGCGAAACGGGCCTGCTCGTGGACGGCACCGACGGAGGCGCAGTGGCCGACGCCGTGGAAGCACTGCTCACAGATGGTCCGAGGCGCGAGGAGATGGGCCGCTCCGGGGCGGCCTGGGTCGCGCAGCGATTCAGCTGGGCGGAGCGCACGCGGCAGCTACGGGTGCTGCTCTCGGACCTGGCCGGCTGAACCAGCCTCCGGCGTCAGGCGCCGAGCTTCGCGAGGGACGCCTGGAAGTCGTCGATGGAGCGGGTGTCCCCGAGTCCCCCGGTCTGGTGGACGTCGGCCACCTTGCCCTCGGCGTCGATCATCACGGTGGCCCGCCACGCGCAGCCCATGTCCTCGTTGAACACGCCGTAGGCGGAGCACACGGCGCCGTGGGGCCAACCATCGGACAGCATCGGGAACTCGTAGCCCTGCTGGCGGCGCCACTCGGCGAGCGACGGGTGACGGTCACATCCGATCATGATCACCTGCACACCGGCGTCGGTGAACTGCGAGTAGTTGTCGCGGATCGCGCAGAGCTCTCCCTCACAGCCGCCGGTGAACGCGAACGGTATGAACACGAGTGCCACTGGCTTGCCCTCGTAGTCGGCCAGGGAAACCTCGCTCTTGTCGGTGTCGGGCAGGGTGAACGCGGGCGCCTCGGCGCCGATCTCGATGGTCATTGTTGCGGGGTCTCCTGGGTTCGCGTGCTTGTGTGCATGAACCCTGTCAGCCGAACCGCCTGGTAAGCCAGTCGACGAGGATCGCGTTGACCTGCTCGGGGCACTCCTGCTGCACCCAGTGGCCCGCACGCTCGACCATGTGTGTCTCGAGGTCCGAGCACACGTTGCCCATGTTCGCGGCCAGCGCCGGTGGCAGGGCGGGGTCCCACTCGGCGGTGATCATCAGCGTGGGGATGCCGAGCGGCATCGTGCCGGCCTCCGGAAACGCCGCGGCGTTGGCATCGAGGTTGCGGTACCAGTTGATGCCCCCTCCGAAGCCGGTGCGCTCGAAGACCTCGACGTAGTGGTCGACCTCCTCGGGTGTCGCAATCGGATCACCCATCGGCTCCAGTTCATCGATCCGTCGGAACGGGTTGAGGTCCATGCCGCCGTCGCGGGCAACGCCTGCCTCCAGCAACTGGGCCGGGTCCACACCTCCGACCATGAGCTTCTCGAACATCGTCCTCGCCCTCGGGTCCATGACCGACTCTGGTTCCTCCGGGCGTTGGAACCAGAGCATGTACATCTTCTCGTCGTCATCGAACATGGCCCGCAGCATCTCGGTGGGCGGGAAGGGTGTGTAGGGCGTGCACACACCGACGACGGCCTCGACCCGGTCGGGGTGCAGCGCTGGCATCGCCCAGGCCACGAAACCACCCCAGTCGTGGCCGACGAAGATGGCCTTGTCGATCTCGAGGGCGTCGAGCATGTCCGCCAGGTCCCCGCAGAGCTGGCCCAGGCCGTAGTTCCCGGCGCCCTCGGGTGCCGATGACGCGCCGTAGCCGCGCTGGTCGGGCGCGATGGCACGGAACCCGGCGCCGGCTACCGCCGGCAACTGCCGGCGCCACGAGTATCCGAGTTCGGGGAATCCGTGGCAGAACACGACCGGCGGCCGTCCTTCACCACCCCCTGTGTCGTGCACTGCGAGGGTAATCGGAGGTTCGGGAGCGCCATCGGGGTCGTATGAGCCGCCGAGCTCGACCATCACGGCGTCGGGGAACTGCGTGCCGGGGGATTCAGCCATGGCGGCACCGTATCCGCCTCCTCCCGGCCCTGCCGACTGGCCGTTCGGGCGGAAGGTCATGGCCCGTCCGGGATGATCTACCCATGGGGGGTCCCTGGGTTTCGGGCCGTTGCTCGCGTACCGTCGAGGTGTGGCCCGGCTCCCCCGAACCCTCGTGCTACCCCTCGCCCTTGCGGCGCCGGCTGCCCTCTGGCCCACAGCCGCACTGCAGGCCGATGAGAACGGTTTACCCGAACCCACCCCGGTGGGGATGTCAGCGGTCTCGCCGGTGCCCGCGGGAGGTCCTGCTCCTGACCCCGTGGCTCCACCGTCCGGACAGGACAGTGAGGCCGCTTCGGCCGAAGCGATCGAGGACCTCGAGGCACAGCCGGACGCCGTGCAGGTGGCCTGCGCCGAGGAGGGCGACGC
Coding sequences within it:
- a CDS encoding alpha/beta hydrolase: MAESPGTQFPDAVMVELGGSYDPDGAPEPPITLAVHDTGGGEGRPPVVFCHGFPELGYSWRRQLPAVAGAGFRAIAPDQRGYGASSAPEGAGNYGLGQLCGDLADMLDALEIDKAIFVGHDWGGFVAWAMPALHPDRVEAVVGVCTPYTPFPPTEMLRAMFDDDEKMYMLWFQRPEEPESVMDPRARTMFEKLMVGGVDPAQLLEAGVARDGGMDLNPFRRIDELEPMGDPIATPEEVDHYVEVFERTGFGGGINWYRNLDANAAAFPEAGTMPLGIPTLMITAEWDPALPPALAANMGNVCSDLETHMVERAGHWVQQECPEQVNAILVDWLTRRFG
- a CDS encoding redoxin domain-containing protein is translated as MTIEIGAEAPAFTLPDTDKSEVSLADYEGKPVALVFIPFAFTGGCEGELCAIRDNYSQFTDAGVQVIMIGCDRHPSLAEWRRQQGYEFPMLSDGWPHGAVCSAYGVFNEDMGCAWRATVMIDAEGKVADVHQTGGLGDTRSIDDFQASLAKLGA